From one Flavobacterium sp. N502536 genomic stretch:
- the cobA gene encoding uroporphyrinogen-III C-methyltransferase, whose protein sequence is MLNIKPKVTLVGAGPGDPDLLTLKAVKALAEANVVLYDALANEEILAHAPKNAIRIFVGKKIGNHAYTQDQINQLIVDNALTYGNVVRLKGGDPFIFGRGSEEIEFIESFGIETFVVPGISSVVAVPASQGISITKRGVSESFWAITGTTSDRKLSSDVALAAQSSATVVILMGMHKLPQIIDLFQKESKGNLPVAIIQNGTLADEKVGVGTVDSILEIVKEKKLSSPAIIVLGEVVRESNKLKGFYEEFLSKEMIR, encoded by the coding sequence ATGCTTAATATCAAACCAAAAGTAACTTTAGTTGGTGCGGGTCCCGGCGATCCGGATTTGCTTACGCTCAAAGCTGTAAAAGCACTTGCTGAAGCGAATGTGGTTTTGTACGATGCATTGGCCAATGAAGAAATATTAGCACACGCTCCTAAAAATGCAATCCGTATTTTTGTAGGGAAAAAAATAGGGAATCATGCTTACACGCAGGATCAGATCAATCAATTGATTGTGGATAATGCGTTGACCTATGGTAATGTTGTGCGTTTAAAAGGGGGTGACCCGTTTATTTTTGGACGTGGAAGTGAAGAAATTGAATTTATAGAAAGTTTCGGAATAGAGACATTTGTAGTTCCCGGAATATCTTCGGTAGTGGCCGTTCCTGCAAGTCAGGGAATATCGATTACCAAAAGAGGTGTTTCTGAAAGCTTCTGGGCCATAACCGGTACAACTTCTGACAGGAAATTGTCTTCGGATGTTGCTTTGGCGGCACAATCATCTGCAACAGTCGTAATTTTGATGGGAATGCACAAACTGCCTCAGATTATTGATTTGTTTCAGAAAGAAAGCAAAGGAAATTTACCCGTAGCGATTATTCAAAACGGAACCTTGGCCGATGAAAAAGTAGGTGTAGGGACGGTAGATTCGATTTTAGAAATTGTAAAAGAGAAAAAACTGAGTTCGCCTGCCATTATTGTTCTTGGAGAGGTTGTTCGCGAAAGCAATAAACTGAAAGGATTTTATGAAGAATTTCTCTCGAAAGAAATGATTCGTTAG
- a CDS encoding bifunctional precorrin-2 dehydrogenase/sirohydrochlorin ferrochelatase, protein MEQNELYPVFLKLHNLNVLIVGGGNVGLEKLSFLLKSSPNANVEVVAPNFHLEIKVLAEKHPSITLTKSKFKKKMLKKRHMVIACTDDLKVNKKVYELSRKRYLICNIADTPDLCDYYLGGIVTKGNVKIAISTNGKSPTTAKRLREFFEEVIPEDINTMVENLNEYRKTLKGNFEEKVKRMNEITASLKNKE, encoded by the coding sequence ATGGAACAAAACGAATTATATCCTGTATTCCTGAAACTTCACAATCTGAATGTTCTGATTGTTGGCGGAGGAAATGTTGGATTAGAAAAGCTCTCTTTTTTATTAAAGTCGAGCCCGAATGCAAATGTTGAGGTGGTAGCACCAAATTTTCATTTAGAAATAAAGGTTTTGGCCGAGAAACATCCTTCGATTACATTGACAAAATCGAAGTTCAAAAAGAAAATGCTCAAAAAACGCCATATGGTAATTGCCTGTACCGACGATTTAAAAGTCAATAAAAAGGTATACGAATTATCCCGAAAGCGTTATTTGATTTGTAATATAGCCGATACACCGGATTTGTGTGATTATTATCTGGGAGGAATTGTAACGAAAGGGAATGTAAAAATCGCCATTTCGACCAACGGAAAATCACCAACAACAGCCAAAAGGCTAAGGGAGTTTTTTGAAGAGGTAATTCCTGAAGATATCAATACAATGGTTGAAAACCTTAATGAATATCGAAAGACATTAAAAGGTAATTTTGAAGAAAAGGTTAAAAGAATGAACGAAATCACAGCGTCATTAAAAAATAAGGAATAG
- a CDS encoding NAD(P)/FAD-dependent oxidoreductase — MIKTDILIIGAGPTGLFAVFEAGLLKLKCHILDALPQAGGQLSELYPKKPIYDIPGFPEVLAGDLIDGLQEQIKQFEPGFTLGERAETIDKQEDGSFIVTSNKGTKFHAPVIAIAGGLGSFEPRKPLIEDIEFYEDKGVKYFIKNPEKFRDKRVVIAGGGDSALDWSIFLANVASEVTLIHRRNEFRGALDSVEKVQELKTAGKIKLITPAEVIGINGAEHIESLDIEENGAHRKIETDYFIPLFGLTPKLGPIGDWGLEIEKNAIKVNNALDYQTNIPGIFAIGDVNTYPGKLKLILCGFHEATLMCQAAYQIINPGKKYVLKYTTVSGVDGFDGTRKEAPKAVVKAII; from the coding sequence ATGATTAAAACAGATATACTTATAATTGGAGCAGGCCCAACAGGTTTATTTGCCGTTTTCGAGGCAGGATTATTAAAATTAAAATGTCATATTTTAGATGCTTTGCCACAAGCGGGAGGGCAACTTTCAGAATTGTATCCAAAAAAGCCTATTTATGATATTCCTGGATTCCCGGAAGTATTAGCAGGAGATTTGATTGACGGACTGCAAGAGCAAATCAAACAATTTGAGCCTGGTTTTACTTTAGGAGAGCGTGCAGAAACGATTGACAAACAAGAAGACGGAAGTTTCATTGTAACCTCAAATAAAGGGACTAAATTTCACGCACCGGTTATTGCTATCGCCGGAGGTCTTGGAAGTTTTGAACCACGTAAGCCACTTATCGAAGATATTGAGTTTTATGAAGATAAAGGAGTAAAATACTTCATCAAAAATCCGGAGAAATTCAGAGACAAAAGAGTGGTAATCGCCGGAGGAGGAGACTCAGCATTAGACTGGAGTATCTTTTTGGCGAATGTAGCTTCAGAAGTTACTTTGATTCACCGTAGAAACGAATTCAGAGGAGCTTTAGACTCTGTAGAAAAAGTACAGGAATTAAAAACTGCTGGAAAAATTAAACTAATTACACCGGCAGAAGTAATCGGAATCAATGGTGCTGAGCATATTGAATCACTAGATATCGAAGAAAACGGAGCACACCGTAAAATCGAAACGGATTATTTTATTCCGCTTTTCGGACTTACACCAAAGTTAGGACCAATCGGAGACTGGGGATTAGAAATCGAAAAAAATGCGATTAAAGTAAATAATGCATTAGATTATCAAACCAATATTCCGGGAATCTTCGCTATTGGAGACGTAAACACTTATCCAGGGAAATTAAAACTGATTCTTTGTGGATTCCACGAAGCAACTTTAATGTGTCAGGCAGCGTACCAGATCATCAATCCGGGTAAAAAATACGTTTTAAAATATACCACTGTTTCGGGTGTAGACGGTTTTGACGGAACTCGTAAAGAAGCTCCGAAAGCAGTTGTTAAAGCGATCATTTAA
- a CDS encoding homocysteine S-methyltransferase family protein: MSITIQEAIKKNILILDGAMGTMLQRYNFSEEDFRGERFKDFPHPLKGNNDLLSITQPQAIRDVHAAYYEAGADIVETNTFSGTTIGMADYFLEDLVYELNYESAKIAREVADEFTAKNPDKPRFVAGSIGPTNRTASMSPDVNDPGYRAVTFDDLRIAYKQQAEALMDGGCDLLLVETIFDTLNAKAALFAIEEVKEERNLDIPIMVSGTITDASGRTLSGQTVEAFLISVSHIPLLSVGFNCALGADLLKPYLKTLSQHTQFNVSAHPNAGLPNAFGQYDETPEQTQALIKEYLDDNLINIIGGCCGTTPDHIRLIAEVAKDYKPRVAPIFA; the protein is encoded by the coding sequence ATGTCAATAACAATTCAGGAAGCAATAAAAAAAAATATCCTAATCCTTGACGGGGCAATGGGAACGATGTTGCAGCGCTATAATTTCTCGGAAGAAGATTTTAGAGGAGAGCGTTTCAAAGATTTCCCTCATCCCTTAAAAGGAAACAACGATTTACTATCCATAACACAACCACAAGCAATTCGCGATGTTCACGCTGCTTATTATGAAGCAGGTGCAGACATTGTAGAAACCAATACTTTTTCAGGAACTACGATCGGTATGGCCGACTATTTCCTGGAAGATTTGGTTTATGAATTGAACTACGAATCGGCTAAAATTGCCCGTGAAGTAGCAGATGAATTTACCGCTAAAAATCCGGACAAACCACGTTTTGTTGCAGGTTCAATCGGACCAACAAACAGAACGGCAAGTATGTCTCCGGACGTAAACGATCCGGGATACAGAGCAGTAACGTTCGATGATTTGCGAATTGCCTACAAGCAACAGGCAGAAGCCTTAATGGATGGAGGCTGTGATTTACTTTTGGTAGAAACCATCTTTGATACGCTAAATGCCAAAGCGGCACTTTTTGCGATCGAAGAAGTAAAAGAAGAGCGTAATCTGGATATTCCAATCATGGTTTCAGGAACCATCACGGATGCTTCGGGAAGAACACTTTCGGGGCAAACGGTGGAGGCATTTCTGATCTCGGTATCTCATATTCCGTTATTGAGTGTAGGTTTTAATTGCGCTTTAGGAGCCGATTTGTTGAAACCTTACCTAAAAACCTTATCGCAGCATACACAATTTAATGTTTCGGCACATCCAAATGCAGGTTTGCCAAACGCTTTCGGGCAATATGACGAAACCCCGGAGCAGACACAAGCCTTAATCAAAGAATATTTAGACGATAATTTAATCAATATTATTGGAGGCTGTTGCGGAACCACTCCGGATCATATTCGATTAATTGCTGAGGTGGCAAAAGATTATAAGCCAAGAGTAGCACCGATTTTTGCGTAA
- the metF gene encoding methylenetetrahydrofolate reductase [NAD(P)H] has product MKVTEHIENAKGNTLFSFELIPPQKGKSIQELYDNIDPLMEFKPPFIDVTTSREEYIYIDKGNGLLDKKLTRMRPGTLGICASIKHKYNVDTVPHLLCGGFTQEETEYMLVDCQYLGINNVMALRGDAMKDEQSFVPKAGGNSFAIDLVRQINNLNSGKYLHEVMDADNKADFCIGVAGYPEKHLESPSLQSDLKRLKEKVDAGADYVVTQMFFDNAKYFAFVEKAREIGITIPIIPGIKPIAVQRHLQILPQIFRIDLPEDLIDAVDKCKNNAEIKQVGIEWAIQQSLELKAAGVPVLHYYSMGKSENIRQIASRIF; this is encoded by the coding sequence ATGAAAGTAACAGAACATATAGAAAACGCGAAAGGAAATACATTATTCTCGTTTGAACTTATTCCGCCTCAAAAAGGAAAAAGCATTCAGGAATTATATGACAACATCGATCCTTTGATGGAATTTAAACCGCCATTTATCGATGTAACCACTTCGCGCGAAGAATATATCTATATTGATAAAGGCAACGGGCTTTTAGACAAAAAGCTAACGCGTATGCGTCCGGGAACACTTGGAATTTGTGCTTCTATAAAACATAAATATAATGTAGATACCGTACCACACTTGCTTTGTGGCGGTTTTACACAGGAAGAAACCGAATACATGCTGGTAGACTGTCAGTATTTAGGAATCAATAACGTAATGGCACTTCGTGGTGATGCTATGAAAGACGAACAGTCTTTTGTACCAAAAGCCGGTGGAAATAGTTTTGCAATCGATCTGGTTCGTCAGATCAACAACTTAAACAGTGGAAAATACCTGCATGAGGTGATGGATGCTGATAATAAAGCCGATTTTTGTATTGGTGTTGCCGGTTATCCTGAAAAACATTTAGAATCGCCATCTTTACAATCGGATCTGAAAAGATTGAAAGAGAAGGTTGATGCGGGTGCGGATTATGTGGTGACACAAATGTTTTTTGACAATGCGAAATATTTTGCTTTTGTTGAAAAGGCAAGAGAGATTGGTATCACAATTCCAATTATTCCCGGAATCAAGCCAATTGCGGTTCAAAGACATTTACAGATTTTACCGCAGATTTTTAGAATCGACCTGCCAGAGGATTTGATTGATGCAGTGGATAAATGTAAAAACAATGCCGAAATCAAGCAAGTTGGAATCGAGTGGGCCATTCAGCAATCATTAGAGTTAAAAGCTGCCGGAGTTCCTGTATTGCATTATTACTCAATGGGGAAATCAGAGAATATCCGCCAGATAGCGAGTCGTATTTTTTAA
- a CDS encoding class I SAM-dependent methyltransferase: MKKEELQAIASQLKHPSGEKGIEMANMMHETNINMTRHSVQNLQLTAGDTILELGHGNAGHLEYIVDQAQDLTYYGLEMSTLMCQEAQQINAAAVAKKQAHFSLYDGTDIPFEEAFFDKIFTVNTIYFWQEPEKLLSEIYRVLQPKGAFCITFAEESFMKQLPFTQFEFELYSTEKAEKLIRKTAFQIVHKETLTEKVKSKTGELVDRDFTTLVLRKR, from the coding sequence ATGAAAAAAGAAGAATTACAGGCAATAGCGTCACAGCTAAAGCATCCTTCAGGAGAAAAAGGAATAGAAATGGCCAATATGATGCATGAAACCAACATCAATATGACACGCCATTCGGTTCAAAATCTGCAATTAACAGCTGGAGATACAATTTTAGAATTGGGTCATGGAAATGCCGGACACTTAGAATATATAGTGGACCAGGCTCAGGATCTAACCTATTACGGACTTGAGATGTCGACGTTAATGTGTCAGGAAGCCCAGCAAATCAATGCTGCGGCCGTGGCTAAAAAGCAGGCTCATTTTTCTCTTTATGACGGAACTGATATTCCATTCGAAGAGGCCTTTTTTGATAAAATATTTACGGTAAACACCATTTACTTTTGGCAGGAACCGGAGAAGCTACTCTCAGAAATTTACAGAGTTTTACAGCCAAAGGGTGCTTTTTGCATCACCTTTGCCGAAGAAAGTTTCATGAAACAGCTGCCATTTACTCAGTTTGAATTTGAACTTTACAGTACTGAAAAAGCAGAAAAACTGATTAGGAAAACTGCTTTTCAAATCGTACACAAAGAAACGCTGACTGAAAAAGTAAAAAGTAAAACAGGCGAGTTGGTAGATCGGGATTTTACAACTCTCGTTTTAAGAAAACGCTAG
- a CDS encoding dicarboxylate/amino acid:cation symporter, giving the protein MEVKKINFLKSYSSILLLLGGILLGSILGLVFGEKVEVIKPLGDIFLNLLFTAIIPLIFFTIASSIASLEKTEKLGKLFVIMVAVFLGTILISAIVMIVAVYLFPIHQNIVLSKVPLENIQSGSVGEQIAQLVTVNDFFELLSRKSMLALIIFSFLIGFSSLHSGEKGSAFRSFLDSGNEVMKQLLNLIMKLAPIGLGAYFAYQVGVFGPQLFGVYAKPLGVYYAACTFYFFVFFSLYALVAGGKRGFVVFWSNNITPALTAVGTCSSIATIPANLEGAEKMNIPKHVRNLVIPLGAPLHKDGSSMSSILKITVLFAMFGKDFTAPSTILLALGITVIVSIVEGGIPNGGYIGEVLAITVYGLPMEQALPVAMILGTLVDPIATLLNANGDLICSMMVSRFSEKTKW; this is encoded by the coding sequence ATGGAGGTTAAAAAGATCAATTTTCTAAAAAGTTACAGCAGTATTTTATTGCTTCTGGGAGGAATCCTGCTCGGAAGTATTTTGGGATTAGTTTTCGGAGAGAAAGTAGAAGTCATAAAACCGCTTGGAGATATTTTTTTGAATCTGCTCTTTACGGCAATCATTCCTTTAATCTTCTTTACTATTGCATCTTCGATTGCCAGTTTAGAAAAAACAGAAAAGCTGGGGAAGCTGTTTGTCATAATGGTTGCTGTTTTTTTAGGGACTATTTTGATCTCGGCAATCGTAATGATTGTCGCCGTTTATCTTTTTCCGATTCATCAGAATATTGTATTGTCTAAAGTTCCGTTAGAAAACATTCAATCCGGAAGCGTTGGCGAGCAAATAGCACAACTGGTTACCGTAAATGATTTCTTCGAATTGCTGTCCAGAAAAAGCATGCTGGCGCTTATCATTTTTTCTTTTTTAATTGGTTTTTCAAGTCTGCACTCCGGTGAAAAAGGAAGTGCATTCAGAAGCTTTTTAGATTCCGGTAACGAAGTCATGAAGCAGCTTTTGAACCTCATTATGAAATTGGCTCCAATTGGTTTGGGGGCTTATTTTGCCTATCAGGTTGGTGTTTTTGGACCACAATTGTTTGGGGTTTATGCCAAGCCATTAGGCGTTTATTATGCCGCCTGTACCTTTTATTTCTTTGTGTTTTTTAGTTTGTATGCGCTGGTAGCCGGAGGCAAGAGAGGTTTTGTCGTATTCTGGAGCAATAACATCACACCTGCTTTAACCGCTGTTGGAACCTGCAGCAGTATTGCCACCATTCCTGCAAATTTGGAAGGAGCCGAGAAGATGAATATCCCAAAGCACGTCAGAAACTTGGTTATTCCGCTCGGAGCACCACTGCACAAAGACGGTTCAAGCATGTCGTCTATTCTGAAAATTACCGTTCTTTTCGCCATGTTTGGTAAAGATTTCACCGCGCCTTCAACTATACTTTTGGCGTTGGGCATTACGGTAATCGTTTCTATTGTCGAAGGTGGAATCCCAAATGGAGGTTATATTGGCGAGGTCCTGGCAATTACAGTTTACGGACTGCCAATGGAGCAGGCTTTGCCGGTTGCCATGATTTTAGGAACCTTAGTCGACCCAATTGCTACCCTATTAAATGCAAACGGTGACCTCATTTGTTCGATGATGGTCTCGCGGTTTTCCGAAAAAACAAAGTGGTAG
- a CDS encoding pyridoxal phosphate-dependent decarboxylase family protein, producing MNSILQNDLNDLENILEKTKQHGIAFLDNLENVPTSSTKTIDPTRKLNDTGLGSLGALEEFNERLAPLMVASPGPRYLGFVTGGSTPASIVGDWLSTVYDQNTQAVKGQGGTSALIEFETIHLLRQLLELPESFLGGFVTGATMSNFTCLGVARQWLGAQLGKDFAKNGISEPVNILTATPHSSSVKSLSMLGIGSSNYTVLKTAEGNREAIDIDDLQKKIEQLNGKPFLLISSAGTVNTADFDDFTAIAKLREKYNFWWHIDAAFGGFAAVSEKFKHLVEGWEGADSITIDCHKWLNVPYESAFYLIKKEHIGLQIETFQNSNAPYLGNPLENFNYLNVLPENSRRLRALPVWFSLLAYGKEGFQDIVEKSASLALHFANALIENDNFELLAPIRLNNVCFTLRGDNNQEHVSKFLTHLNDSGKVFMTPTVYQNRKGIRASFVNWRTTENDIRIIMEEIKNTISELDL from the coding sequence ATGAATTCAATACTTCAAAATGATCTGAACGATCTTGAAAACATCCTTGAAAAAACAAAACAGCACGGAATAGCGTTTCTGGACAATCTTGAAAACGTTCCCACTTCCAGTACAAAAACAATTGACCCCACCCGTAAACTAAACGATACCGGTTTAGGATCGTTGGGCGCTTTGGAAGAATTTAATGAAAGGCTGGCGCCTCTTATGGTCGCTTCGCCTGGTCCGAGATATTTAGGTTTTGTAACGGGAGGATCAACGCCGGCCTCTATTGTGGGCGACTGGCTGTCTACCGTATACGATCAGAATACGCAGGCAGTAAAGGGCCAGGGAGGGACTTCGGCTTTAATAGAGTTCGAGACCATTCATTTGTTGCGACAGTTATTGGAGCTGCCGGAATCCTTTTTAGGAGGATTTGTGACGGGAGCGACCATGTCAAATTTTACCTGTCTGGGTGTGGCAAGACAATGGCTGGGAGCGCAGTTGGGAAAAGACTTTGCTAAAAACGGAATTTCAGAACCTGTAAATATCTTAACTGCAACACCTCATTCTTCTTCGGTAAAAAGCTTATCAATGCTGGGGATTGGCAGCAGCAATTACACTGTACTTAAAACCGCAGAAGGCAACCGCGAGGCAATTGATATTGATGATCTGCAAAAGAAGATTGAGCAATTAAATGGAAAGCCATTCCTCCTGATTTCAAGTGCAGGAACCGTTAATACTGCCGATTTTGATGATTTTACAGCCATTGCAAAACTTAGAGAGAAATACAATTTCTGGTGGCATATTGATGCCGCTTTTGGCGGATTTGCTGCGGTTTCTGAAAAATTCAAGCATCTTGTAGAAGGATGGGAAGGAGCAGACAGTATTACAATTGATTGCCATAAATGGTTAAACGTGCCTTACGAAAGTGCTTTTTATTTGATTAAAAAAGAGCATATTGGACTGCAAATAGAAACGTTTCAGAATTCTAATGCCCCTTATTTAGGGAACCCGTTGGAGAATTTTAACTACCTGAACGTGTTGCCTGAAAATTCACGCCGATTAAGAGCATTACCGGTTTGGTTTTCGTTACTGGCGTACGGAAAGGAAGGGTTTCAGGACATTGTAGAAAAAAGTGCTTCATTGGCGCTGCACTTTGCAAACGCATTGATTGAAAACGATAATTTTGAACTTTTAGCCCCAATCCGCTTGAATAATGTTTGTTTTACGCTAAGAGGAGACAACAATCAGGAGCATGTAAGTAAATTTTTGACGCATTTAAATGATAGTGGGAAAGTATTTATGACGCCCACTGTGTATCAAAACCGTAAAGGAATCAGAGCGTCATTTGTCAATTGGCGTACCACCGAAAATGACATCAGAATCATTATGGAAGAAATAAAAAATACCATTTCTGAACTGGATCTTTAA
- a CDS encoding TonB-dependent receptor, whose product MQISRLMLLIAIFLTSLQGHSQKNKVNLTGVIVTHLGKTAEGVSVALKGTAYTTLTNSKGEYTISAEPGDYTLLVTHIGYKTTEAAVFLKQGGKPTQNITMEEDMAALNEVAVTGKSKVQRAREQAYNITAIDLKKTYNTSADLNQVLNKTTGVRIREYGGLGSTFNFSLNGFSGNQVKFFLDGIPMDSYGSALTLNNIPVNMAERIDVYKGVVPIELGADALGGAVNIVTNKNVNRYIDASYSYGSFNTHRAAINTRFSGRDGFIANINAFANYADNDYKVDVSVVDKNTSKFLPEQKYKHFHDAYKSGTIMAEAGFKNKGFADYLLVGFAVAGNKKEIQQGRTMQKVVGQAFTDSQSFITSLKFKKSDLFTKGLSLSVNSTYALVNNRSVDTSSRVYDWTGNYVYRQFAGANDKGELGNKTLYVYDETNSQVITNLKYQLNEQHSLAVNYSYLGYKRKETNEYLRVVELGEPTIDKNILGLSYNFSGLDNRLAISGFGKMFDLATQMIVNNVTQSLSSTNYGYGATSAYHLSEQFQIKGSYEHAYRLPSATEMLGDGLTINSNIGLKPESSDNANLGLAFNTQNSKNHFNAETSLIYREAKDFIRERQEGDKTVYENLQNVQITGVDGVLRYGYKDFVNFEVNGTYQKSLNKNKFKTGTTSPDALYNAQLPNVPIFYGNADLTFNFKNIRYQDDKLSLNVSANYIDAFYLTWPVLGSLETKKAIPEQFTQNAMVAYSFLHGKYNLAFECRNITDVKVYDYFKVQKPGRAFSVKFRYFLQ is encoded by the coding sequence ATGCAAATAAGTAGATTAATGCTCTTGATCGCCATTTTTTTGACTTCACTTCAGGGGCACTCGCAAAAGAACAAAGTAAATTTAACCGGAGTTATTGTTACCCATTTAGGGAAAACAGCCGAAGGAGTTTCGGTAGCTTTAAAAGGAACAGCCTATACGACCCTAACCAACAGTAAAGGAGAATATACAATTAGTGCCGAACCGGGAGATTATACTTTGCTTGTTACTCATATTGGGTATAAAACAACCGAAGCGGCAGTTTTTTTGAAGCAGGGTGGAAAACCAACTCAAAATATTACGATGGAAGAAGATATGGCGGCTTTAAACGAAGTTGCGGTAACCGGAAAGTCCAAAGTACAAAGAGCACGCGAGCAGGCTTACAACATTACTGCCATAGATTTAAAGAAAACCTACAACACATCGGCTGATTTGAATCAGGTTTTGAATAAAACGACCGGAGTCCGCATTCGTGAATATGGAGGATTGGGATCCACGTTTAACTTTTCGCTGAATGGTTTTTCCGGGAATCAGGTTAAATTCTTTTTGGACGGAATACCTATGGACAGCTATGGTTCAGCACTTACGCTCAACAACATTCCGGTAAACATGGCCGAACGAATCGATGTTTACAAAGGAGTTGTTCCTATAGAACTGGGAGCAGATGCGTTGGGTGGTGCTGTAAATATTGTTACCAACAAAAATGTAAACCGCTACATTGATGCTTCTTACAGTTACGGTTCGTTTAACACGCACAGGGCCGCAATAAATACCAGATTCTCAGGCAGAGATGGTTTTATCGCCAACATTAACGCTTTTGCAAATTATGCCGACAACGATTATAAAGTAGATGTAAGTGTGGTGGATAAGAATACTTCGAAGTTCTTACCGGAACAAAAATACAAGCATTTTCATGATGCATATAAATCGGGAACCATAATGGCCGAAGCCGGGTTTAAAAACAAAGGTTTTGCCGATTATCTGCTTGTTGGTTTTGCGGTAGCCGGTAACAAAAAGGAAATTCAGCAGGGAAGAACAATGCAAAAAGTCGTAGGGCAGGCCTTTACAGATAGTCAAAGTTTTATTACTTCGCTGAAATTCAAAAAAAGTGATCTTTTTACCAAGGGATTGTCTTTGAGTGTTAACTCCACTTATGCTTTAGTAAATAACCGTTCTGTAGATACTTCGTCAAGAGTGTACGACTGGACAGGGAATTATGTGTACCGACAATTTGCCGGAGCCAATGATAAGGGGGAACTAGGAAATAAAACCCTGTACGTTTATGATGAGACCAATTCGCAGGTCATAACCAATCTAAAATATCAGCTAAATGAACAGCATTCATTGGCGGTTAACTACTCTTATTTAGGATACAAACGTAAAGAAACCAATGAATACTTAAGAGTTGTTGAGCTGGGCGAACCAACTATTGATAAAAATATATTGGGACTGAGCTACAATTTTAGTGGTCTCGATAACCGATTGGCAATTTCGGGTTTTGGAAAAATGTTTGATTTGGCCACTCAAATGATTGTCAACAATGTAACACAATCATTATCGTCGACAAATTATGGTTATGGTGCAACTTCAGCCTACCATTTGTCCGAACAATTTCAAATTAAAGGGTCTTATGAGCATGCTTATCGTTTGCCATCGGCTACAGAAATGCTGGGTGACGGGTTGACCATAAACAGCAACATCGGATTAAAACCGGAAAGTAGTGACAATGCCAATCTGGGACTGGCTTTTAATACACAGAACAGCAAAAACCACTTTAATGCAGAAACGAGTTTGATTTACAGAGAAGCAAAAGATTTTATCAGAGAAAGGCAAGAGGGTGACAAAACCGTTTATGAAAACCTTCAAAACGTACAAATAACAGGTGTTGACGGTGTTTTGAGATACGGGTATAAAGACTTCGTAAATTTTGAGGTGAACGGAACCTATCAAAAAAGCCTCAATAAAAACAAATTCAAAACGGGAACAACCAGCCCCGACGCCTTGTATAACGCACAATTGCCCAACGTTCCAATCTTCTACGGAAATGCTGACCTGACGTTTAATTTTAAAAACATCAGATATCAGGACGATAAACTTTCTTTAAATGTAAGTGCCAATTATATCGATGCTTTTTATCTGACATGGCCGGTATTGGGAAGTCTGGAAACCAAAAAAGCAATCCCGGAGCAATTTACACAAAATGCCATGGTGGCCTATTCTTTCCTGCACGGCAAATACAATCTGGCTTTCGAATGTCGAAATATTACGGATGTAAAGGTGTACGACTACTTTAAAGTTCAAAAACCCGGACGTGCTTTTTCAGTGAAATTCAGATACTTTCTGCAG